In one Canis lupus dingo isolate Sandy chromosome 16, ASM325472v2, whole genome shotgun sequence genomic region, the following are encoded:
- the SMIM19 gene encoding small integral membrane protein 19 — MPGGYGVMGDDGSMDYSVHEAWNEATNVYLVVILVSFVLFMYAKRNKRKIMRIFSVPPTAETLSESSFYDTISKIRLRQQLEMYSISRKYDYQQPQNQADSVQLSLE; from the exons ATGCCTGGAGGTTACGGGGTGATGGGTGACGATGGCTCTATGGATTACAGTGTTCATGAGGCCTGGAATGAAGCCACCAATGTTTACTTGGTAGTGATTCTTGTTAGCTTTGTTCTCTTCATGTACGCCAAGAG gaataaaaggaaaattatgagaATATTCAGTGTGCCACCAACAGCAGAAACTTTATCAGAGAGCAGCTTTTATGATACAATAAGCAAAATTCGTTTAAGACAGCAACTGGAAATGTACTCCATTT caaGGAAGTATGACTATCAGCAGCCACAAAACCAAGCTGACAGTGTGCAACTCTCGTTGGAATGA